In Desulfuromonas sp., a genomic segment contains:
- a CDS encoding cytochrome C, with translation MRYQPFFQSVRSLFLSLLILGFFLIPAPVHSAGPSTVIYALNLESSLTPVGAIDNVGMGKLGYQTLFRKDGQTWHRLRLGFFSSMSDAEAALDRWRKNYPDAWITRVSVSEKQLAQAVSSAEKPAESAVRSPSFDHFTTGFPLEGEHENLRCGRCHVNGIFKGTPRQCSPCHSGGGRIAAQGVSANHIPTQGDCDLCHASQAWSKVRMDHSLATTANCSGCHNNSMAIGKPGNHPASSGLCSACHSTISWQATFFDHNSITQTCFSCHNGNPIPGKTSRHIASDNNCENCHRPTVWIDATYDHSLATGPCFNCHNGSSVHGKPANHITSTNSCDACHVAAAWASVAMDHSQATGTCSGCHNGTVAPGKSATHVQTTVQCDACHTTTTFVGGKVDHTSITASCGSCHNGSTAPGKSATHITSTNNCDACHVTNNWATTRMDHSAVTGTCSGCHNGTVAPGKSATHVQTTAQCDLCHGTSAWLPANIDHTNVSGTCYSCHNGSTAPGKSATHITSTNSCDACHVTNNWATIRMDHSAVTGICTTCHNGTVAPGKSATHVQTTAQCDLCHSTSAWLPANIDHTNVSGTCYSCHNGSTAPGKSATHIASTNNCDDCHITNNWATVRMDHSAITGSCTSCHNGITAPGKPGTHIQTSGPCDLCHSTLAWTPASFDHSAAAGVCSSCHNGTTATGTPGGHFVTTQQCDSCHRTTGWATISFNHSSSAYPGTHRSSVTCVNCHTGNSQIVAWPTAAYKPDCAGCHANDYRADEHRKVSGGAYYTVSELRNCAGACHTYTDSTLSTISRSRNSEHRSNGSF, from the coding sequence ATGAGATATCAACCTTTCTTTCAGTCCGTACGGAGTCTGTTTCTGAGCCTGCTGATCCTCGGTTTTTTTCTGATCCCGGCCCCTGTCCATTCCGCCGGACCCTCAACCGTCATTTATGCGCTCAATCTTGAATCATCCTTAACGCCTGTGGGCGCAATCGACAATGTCGGTATGGGTAAACTCGGTTATCAGACCCTGTTCCGGAAAGACGGGCAGACCTGGCACCGGCTGCGCCTTGGGTTCTTTTCGAGCATGTCGGACGCCGAAGCTGCTCTGGACCGCTGGCGAAAGAATTATCCGGACGCCTGGATAACCCGGGTTTCCGTCAGCGAAAAACAGCTGGCACAGGCTGTTTCAAGCGCCGAAAAGCCGGCTGAATCAGCAGTCAGAAGCCCATCGTTTGATCACTTTACGACCGGCTTTCCACTCGAGGGTGAGCATGAGAACCTCCGCTGCGGGCGTTGTCATGTGAATGGGATCTTCAAGGGGACACCACGACAATGCTCCCCCTGTCACTCCGGTGGCGGCCGGATCGCGGCTCAAGGGGTATCGGCTAACCACATTCCGACACAGGGGGATTGTGACCTGTGTCACGCGTCCCAGGCCTGGTCAAAGGTCAGGATGGACCATAGCCTGGCAACCACGGCTAACTGCTCAGGTTGTCACAATAACAGTATGGCCATTGGCAAACCGGGGAATCATCCGGCCAGTAGTGGTCTCTGTTCCGCCTGTCACTCGACGATCAGCTGGCAAGCGACATTTTTTGATCACAACTCAATAACACAAACCTGTTTCAGCTGTCACAACGGCAACCCGATCCCGGGGAAAACGAGCCGCCATATTGCCAGCGACAATAACTGCGAAAACTGTCACCGGCCGACCGTATGGATTGATGCCACCTATGATCATTCCCTGGCAACCGGCCCCTGCTTCAACTGCCACAACGGGTCGTCGGTTCATGGTAAACCTGCGAATCACATCACTTCGACCAACAGTTGCGATGCCTGCCATGTCGCAGCGGCCTGGGCCAGTGTAGCAATGGATCACAGCCAGGCGACCGGTACCTGTTCCGGCTGTCATAACGGAACGGTGGCGCCGGGCAAGTCGGCGACCCACGTCCAGACCACTGTCCAATGCGATGCCTGTCATACGACAACAACCTTTGTCGGGGGTAAAGTAGACCATACGTCAATCACGGCCAGTTGTGGCAGCTGTCACAACGGCAGTACCGCTCCGGGGAAGAGTGCCACCCATATTACTTCGACCAATAATTGCGATGCCTGTCATGTCACCAATAACTGGGCGACGACCCGGATGGATCACAGCGCCGTGACCGGCACCTGCTCCGGCTGTCATAACGGAACGGTAGCACCGGGAAAGTCGGCAACGCATGTCCAGACCACGGCTCAATGCGATCTGTGTCATGGCACCAGCGCCTGGTTGCCGGCGAATATCGATCACACCAACGTCAGCGGCACCTGTTACAGCTGTCACAACGGCAGCACCGCTCCGGGGAAGAGTGCCACCCATATTACTTCGACCAACAGTTGCGATGCCTGTCATGTCACCAATAACTGGGCGACGATCCGGATGGATCACAGCGCCGTGACCGGCATCTGCACTACTTGTCATAACGGAACGGTAGCACCGGGAAAGTCGGCAACGCATGTCCAGACCACGGCTCAATGCGATCTGTGTCATAGCACCAGCGCCTGGTTGCCGGCGAATATCGATCACACCAACGTCAGCGGCACCTGTTACAGCTGTCACAACGGCAGCACGGCTCCAGGCAAGAGTGCCACCCATATTGCTTCGACGAATAATTGCGATGATTGCCACATCACCAATAACTGGGCGACGGTCCGGATGGATCATTCTGCTATTACCGGTAGTTGCACCAGCTGCCACAATGGAATAACTGCTCCCGGCAAACCGGGCACCCATATCCAGACCAGCGGCCCGTGCGATCTCTGCCATTCGACTCTGGCCTGGACGCCGGCCAGCTTTGATCATTCCGCTGCCGCCGGAGTTTGCTCCAGCTGTCATAACGGCACTACAGCGACCGGTACTCCGGGCGGGCATTTTGTGACGACACAACAGTGCGACAGCTGTCATCGAACCACCGGCTGGGCGACCATCAGTTTCAATCATAGCTCATCTGCATATCCCGGAACCCATCGTTCCAGCGTCACTTGCGTGAACTGCCATACCGGCAACAGCCAGATTGTTGCCTGGCCGACCGCAGCCTACAAGCCTGATTGTGCCGGCTGCCACGCCAACGATTATAGGGCTGACGAGCATAGGAAAGTCAGTGGTGGCGCCTATTACACCGTCAGTGAACTGCGCAATTGTGCCGGCGCCTGTCACACCTATACCGACAGTACCCTGTCGACGATTTCGCGCAGCCGAAACAGCGAACATCGCTCCAACGGGAGTTTTTAG
- a CDS encoding 4Fe-4S ferredoxin has protein sequence MTTIALTDLWVYPALMGALWWLFVWRKKRIESRNLSLQKEAVEAGLTEPASLHPVINTNRCLGCGCCINACPEQGGHHVLGLINGKSTLIEPTHCIGHGACAAACPQDAITLVFGTETRGVDIPKVKPNFESNVPGLFIAGELGGMGLIRNAIRQGCAAMESIRKVEGIGRGNQLDVLIVGAGPAGFAATLSAKSHKLRTKTIEQDTLGGTVSKFPRGKLVMTAPVEIPLLGKVNFKETTKEKLMAFWLSAEKKTGVKINYQERVEMIRKNDQGFEVKTNNGSYQTRTVLLSLGRRGTPRTLDVPGENQPKVVYQLIDPQQYRGQKVLVVGGGDSALEAATSIAAEPGTTVAISYRSEAFSRAKPKNVDLAKKTGEAGRLQILLKSQVKEITETKVRLEFEGEDLELENDAVIICAGGILPTGFLKDSGVLVETKYGTP, from the coding sequence ATGACCACAATTGCCTTGACCGACTTATGGGTCTATCCGGCCCTGATGGGAGCCCTTTGGTGGCTCTTTGTCTGGCGAAAAAAACGGATTGAAAGCCGGAACCTTTCCCTGCAAAAAGAGGCGGTTGAAGCCGGTCTGACTGAACCGGCCTCGCTGCATCCCGTGATCAATACAAATCGCTGCCTCGGCTGCGGGTGTTGTATCAATGCCTGTCCGGAGCAGGGCGGGCATCATGTTCTCGGTCTGATCAACGGCAAGTCGACCCTGATCGAACCGACCCACTGTATCGGTCACGGCGCCTGCGCGGCAGCCTGCCCTCAGGACGCGATCACTCTGGTTTTTGGCACAGAGACGCGTGGGGTCGATATTCCCAAGGTCAAGCCGAACTTTGAAAGCAATGTCCCCGGACTTTTCATCGCCGGCGAACTGGGCGGTATGGGCTTGATCCGCAATGCGATTCGCCAGGGGTGTGCGGCGATGGAATCGATTCGCAAAGTTGAAGGGATCGGTCGTGGGAACCAACTCGATGTTCTGATTGTCGGTGCCGGTCCGGCCGGTTTTGCCGCAACCTTGAGTGCCAAGAGTCACAAGTTGCGCACCAAGACCATTGAGCAAGACACCCTGGGGGGGACGGTCTCGAAATTTCCGCGTGGCAAGCTGGTCATGACGGCACCGGTTGAGATTCCGCTGCTCGGGAAGGTTAATTTCAAGGAAACCACCAAGGAGAAATTGATGGCCTTCTGGTTGTCGGCAGAGAAAAAAACCGGAGTCAAGATCAACTATCAGGAGCGGGTGGAAATGATCCGCAAGAATGACCAGGGGTTTGAAGTTAAAACCAATAATGGCAGTTATCAGACCCGTACCGTTTTGCTCTCCCTGGGGCGCCGCGGGACGCCACGAACACTCGATGTACCGGGTGAAAACCAGCCCAAGGTGGTTTACCAGTTGATCGATCCGCAACAGTACCGCGGCCAGAAAGTGCTGGTTGTCGGCGGTGGCGACAGTGCCCTTGAAGCAGCAACCAGTATTGCTGCCGAACCGGGGACCACGGTGGCCATCTCCTACCGGAGCGAGGCGTTCTCCAGAGCCAAACCGAAAAATGTCGATCTGGCGAAAAAGACCGGTGAGGCCGGCCGGTTGCAGATTCTGCTCAAGTCCCAGGTCAAGGAGATCACTGAAACCAAGGTCCGGCTCGAATTTGAAGGGGAAGATCTGGAACTGGAGAACGATGCGGTCATTATCTGCGCCGGCGGCATTCTGCCGACCGGCTTTCTGAAAGATAGCGGAGTGCTGGTGGAGACGAAATATGGGACGCCATAA
- a CDS encoding hydrolase, with the protein MMLRPVLILACFLGILSGCSGPSSSAGPVNDPIASLLLEEPVSPGAPEQGISQLGYTVQVGAFSNLENAVRLERQLGSRGIDAYYFRHDSGLYKVRFGDYIAYDQARSAAERLQGSGLIETFFIVTPEAHTAARIRQSGHGNLRTELVKTARRFIGVPYRWGGEDSRNGFDCSGLTMVCYRLNGLNLPRNSRSQFSSGRWVAKAKLRPGDLVFFATRGGKRVSHVGMFIGSDRFIHAPRTGKKVRIEKMSNKWFARRYMGGRTYL; encoded by the coding sequence ATGATGCTGCGCCCTGTTCTCATTCTTGCTTGTTTCCTCGGCATTCTTTCCGGTTGCTCCGGTCCGTCTTCTTCAGCCGGCCCGGTGAACGATCCGATTGCCTCTCTGCTGCTCGAGGAACCCGTCTCCCCTGGAGCACCGGAGCAGGGCATATCGCAGCTCGGCTATACCGTCCAGGTCGGTGCCTTTTCCAACCTTGAAAACGCGGTCCGGCTAGAACGTCAACTCGGTTCCCGGGGTATTGATGCCTATTACTTTCGCCACGACTCGGGCCTTTACAAGGTCCGGTTCGGTGATTACATTGCCTATGATCAGGCCCGGAGTGCGGCCGAGAGGCTGCAGGGTTCTGGGCTGATCGAGACGTTTTTTATCGTTACACCGGAGGCCCATACGGCGGCCCGGATCCGGCAAAGCGGTCACGGCAACCTGCGGACCGAACTGGTTAAAACGGCCAGGCGGTTTATCGGTGTCCCGTACCGGTGGGGTGGCGAAGACAGCCGCAACGGTTTTGATTGCAGCGGCCTCACCATGGTCTGCTATCGATTGAACGGATTGAACCTGCCCCGGAATTCGCGCAGTCAGTTCAGTAGCGGGCGCTGGGTGGCAAAGGCCAAGCTCAGGCCCGGTGACCTGGTCTTTTTCGCAACCCGCGGCGGCAAACGGGTTTCGCATGTCGGGATGTTTATCGGCAGTGACCGATTCATTCACGCGCCGCGAACCGGCAAAAAGGTCAGGATTGAAAAGATGTCAAACAAATGGTTTGCCAGACGGTATATGGGCGGCCGAACCTATTTGTGA